Proteins from a single region of Stappia sp. ES.058:
- a CDS encoding class II aldolase/adducin family protein: protein MTVPPQQDPRQAVIDTCLRMSEMGINQGTAGNVSLRKDDGFWITPSGVAYETMRPGQIVPVGLDETYEGDWLPSSEWRMHLDIYAARPEAGAVIHTHSVHATALSCLREEIPPFHYMIAVAGGTTLRCADYATFGTKALSHAMLAALKERSACLLANHGMICFGPTLDKALWLAGEIETLCHQYVVARQTGTPVVLSHAEMADVLARFRTYGKQPRDIDAKDTPAVDAPRRR from the coding sequence ATGACCGTTCCACCGCAACAAGACCCGCGTCAGGCTGTCATCGACACCTGCCTGCGCATGAGCGAAATGGGCATCAACCAGGGCACCGCCGGCAATGTCAGCCTGCGCAAGGACGACGGTTTCTGGATCACGCCCTCCGGCGTCGCTTACGAGACAATGCGGCCCGGGCAGATCGTCCCCGTCGGTCTCGACGAGACCTATGAGGGCGACTGGCTGCCCTCGTCGGAATGGCGCATGCATCTCGATATCTATGCCGCACGTCCCGAAGCCGGCGCGGTGATCCACACCCATTCGGTCCATGCCACCGCGCTGTCGTGCCTGCGCGAGGAAATCCCGCCGTTTCACTACATGATCGCCGTTGCCGGCGGCACGACGCTGCGCTGCGCCGACTATGCCACCTTCGGCACCAAGGCCCTGTCGCATGCCATGCTTGCCGCCCTTAAGGAGCGTTCGGCCTGCCTTCTCGCCAATCACGGAATGATCTGCTTCGGCCCCACTCTGGACAAGGCCCTGTGGCTCGCCGGCGAGATCGAGACGCTGTGCCACCAGTATGTCGTCGCACGCCAGACCGGCACGCCGGTTGTCCTGAGCCATGCGGAGATGGCCGACGTTCTCGCCCGCTTCAGGACCTACGGCAAACAGCCGCGCGACATCGACGCGAAAGATACGCCCGCCGTCGACGCCCCGCGCCGCCGATGA
- a CDS encoding YqaA family protein — protein sequence MLRRLYDWTMSLASGPRAPYALGAVSFAESSFFPIPPDILLIPMVIARRAKAFSYALLCTITSVIGGAAGYAIGALLFVQIAEPILSFYGYLDKFETFRANFNDYGAWIVFIAGVTPFPYKVITIASGATGLSLPVFMLASVLARGVRFFVVAGLLYLFGPPIRTFIEERLSLMFTIFVVGLVGGFVLIKFL from the coding sequence ATGTTGCGCCGCCTCTACGACTGGACAATGTCGCTCGCTTCCGGCCCCCGCGCGCCCTATGCGCTGGGTGCGGTCTCCTTTGCGGAAAGCTCGTTCTTTCCGATCCCCCCCGACATCCTGCTGATCCCCATGGTGATCGCGCGGCGCGCCAAGGCGTTCTCCTACGCGCTGCTGTGCACGATCACCTCCGTCATCGGCGGCGCTGCCGGCTATGCGATCGGGGCGCTCCTGTTCGTGCAGATCGCCGAGCCGATCCTGTCGTTCTACGGCTATCTCGACAAGTTCGAGACCTTCCGGGCGAATTTCAACGACTATGGCGCCTGGATCGTCTTCATCGCCGGGGTCACGCCGTTTCCCTACAAGGTGATCACCATCGCCAGCGGCGCCACCGGTCTCAGCCTGCCGGTCTTCATGCTGGCGAGCGTGCTGGCACGCGGCGTGCGCTTCTTCGTGGTGGCGGGGCTCTTGTACCTTTTCGGGCCGCCGATCCGCACCTTCATCGAGGAGCGGTTGTCGCTCATGTTCACGATTTTCGTCGTGGGCCTGGTTGGCGGTTTCGTGCTGATCAAGTTCCTTTGA